Below is a window of Janthinobacterium lividum DNA.
TTCGAAGGTATCGGTCATGACGCGGTTGCGCAGCTGCTGGCCCGTGAGCTTGCGGCGGTCGTTCGGGTCGTAGCTGGGGTAATTGGCCAGGGCCAGCACTTCGCCCGTATGCACGTCGAGCACCACGGCGCCGCCAGCCTTGGCGTTGAATTTCTCCACCGCTTCCTTCAACTGCGTGAAGGCGATGTACTGGATTTTGCTGTCGACGGACAAGGTCAGGTCCTTGCCGTCATGCGGTTCATGAATGAAACCGATGTCTTCGACGATGTGGCCCAGGCGGTCCTTGATCACGCGGCGGCTGCCGGTGGTGCCGACGAGGCTTTTCTGCTGCGCCAGTTCCATGCTTTCCTGGCCCACGTCTTCCACGTTGGTAAAGCCCACCACGTGGGTCATCACTTCGCCCTGTGGATAAAAGCGCTTGTACTCCTTGCGCTCGTCGATGCCGTCGATGCCCAGCTTGGAGATCTTGTCGGCCACGTCCATCTCGACCTGGCGTTTCAGGTAAACGAAGCTGCGGTCCGAATCGAGCTTCTTGCGCAATTCGTTGACATTCATTTCCAGCAGACCGGCCAGCGCATTGATTTTTTCGGGCGACGCCTGCAGCACGTCGTCGGGAATGGCCCAGATGGCCTTTACGGGCACGGACGACGCGAGCACTTGGCCATTGCGGTCGGTGATCTTGCCGCGCGTGGCCGGCAACTCCAGGGTGCGCTCATAGCGCGCCTTGCCCTGCTTTTGCAGGAACTGCGTCGACACGCCCTGCAGCCACAGGGCGCGCGCGCCCAGGCCTGCGAAAGCGAAGAACAGCAGGAACAGCACGACGCGCGAACGCCAGACGGGCAGGCGCACCGCCAGTACGGGGTTCTTCGAGAATGGCACGCCTTTCGATGCTGCCACCCGGCCGTTGCTGTTACCACCCAACTTCATTATTCGCCCTCCGTCAGGTATTGCGTACGCGCCGCTGTCAGCGGCGTCATGCTCAGGTCGCGCCGTGCGATCGATTCGATGCGTTCATGCTTGCCCAGGGTGGACTGGTCCAGCTGCAGCTGCGCCCAGTCGATGTCGAGCTGGCGCGACAACGCTTGCGCGCGCTCCAGGTCGATCAGCAGGTGGCGCGACTGATACTGCGCGTTCACCAGCGACAGGCCGCAGCACACCAGCAGGGCCGACAGCACGACACATAGCTTGCCAGTCATCGGGGGCCGCCACTAAGTGGAATGGGCAAACGCTGCGCCACGCGCATCACGGCCGAACGCGAACGGGGATTCCCCTCGATCTCGGCGTCGGACGGCTTCATCTTCGAAATCAGCTTCATTTCCGGCTGCGGCAAGTCGACCGCGCGGATCGGCAGGCGGCGGTCAGGCTGCTCCACGTTCGCCTTCGAGGCGAAGAAGCGCTTGACCATGCGATCTTCCAGCGAATGAAAGCTGATCACGGCCATGCGCGCGCCCGGCGCCAGGCAGGCATACGCCTGGTTCAGGCCGACCTCGAGATCCTCGAGCTCTTTGTTAATGAAAATGCGTATGGCCTGAAAGGTGCGGGTAGCGGGGTCCTTACCCTTCTCGCGGGTCTTGACGGCGCCTGCCACGATGCCGGCAAGCTGTCGTGTGCTTGAAATTGGCTGGACTGCCCGGCCAGCAACAATCGCCTTTGCAATCTGAAAAGCAAACCGTTCTTCCCCATAATCGCGTATCACTTTCTCTAAATTCTGCTCGGTTTCCACCGCCAGCCATTCGGCCGCGGAGATGCCGCGCGTGGTATCCATGCGCATGTCCAGCGGTCCGTCATTGCGGAAGCTGAAACCGCGCGCCGCGTCGTCGACCTGCGGCGACGAGATGCCCAGGTCGAGCAAAATGCCATCGACCTGCTGCACGCCACGTTCGGCCAGGCTGGCCGTCATGGTGGCAAAGCTGTCGTGGACGATCTGGAAACGGGGGTCGCCGATCTGTTCGGCCGTGGCGATGGCCTGCAAGTCCTTGTCGAAGCCGATCAGGCGCGCGTCGGGCGCCAGGCGCGACAAAATCAATCGGCTATGGCCGCCGCGGCCAAACGTGCCGTCGACATAAATGCCGTGCGCGCGGTCGCCCGACAGGTCGAGCGCATCGACCGCTTCATCGAGCAGCACCGTGCGATGCTGAAATTCCGGCACCGTGAGTTGTGTCATTACGGAGCCTTAGAAAGAAAAATTGGAAAGTACATCGGGGGTGCCGGCATCGATCGCCTGCTGTTCTTTGTCGGCCAACTTGGCGGCATCCCATATTTCAAAGTGGCTGCCCATGCCGATCATCATGACTTCGCGCGACAACCCGACGGCGTTGCGCAATTCGGGAGAAATCAGCACGCGACCGGCCGAGTCCAGCTCGACGTCGACGGCGTTGCCGAGGAAGATGCGCTGCCAGGCGCGCGCCGACATGGGCCAGGCGGCGATTTGCTGGCGGTGGCTTTCCCACACGGGACGGGGGAAAAACAGCAGGCAGCCATCGGGGTGTTTGGTCAGGGTCAAGCGGCCTTCGCATTGAATCGCCAGCGCGTCACGGTGCTTGGCAGGGATAGACATCCTGCCTTTGGCATCGAGATTGATTGCGGACGCGCCTTGAAACACGGAAGACCTTTTTTGAGCTTGGGTTGCGACGCTTGCGCATCACGATGAAAAGGGAAAATTTCCCACAAAAACACACTTTTTCACACAGTTGCCCACTTTAGAGGAAGCAAAGATAGTGGTCAAGCGGTTTCCGATTGGTAAAACAGGAATTTTATTAATGAAATTAAGGACTTAGCGCATATCCTTGAAGGAGTCTCAAATAAAAATATATCGATAAATTAGATACTTATGAAAGATAGTGAATGTGCTACCTCATCTGCACACATGTGTTTTCCTACCGTAAAACATCGAAAAAAACGAAATCAGAAAATTGAATTTTTTATAGTTAGTTGACACATGACAATACTTTCGTCATCCAGGCACAACAGTAATTAGCCACAGAGAAAGAGTTGGTTTAAAGCAAAAAACAATCATCCATGGCGCGCACCGGCCCTATTTTCCGGGGCTGGGCCCACGCGGGAAAAACTATTTTTGCAATGCAGCAATTAATTTAAAACAAGAAACTTTAACCAATTGTTCATCTTATTTGTATATACAACTTTATCCTGAGTGCTATTCTTTTAGAAACAAAAAAAGCCCCGTTGCGGGGGCTTTTTTGGCGCGCAACAGGCAAAGCGCCTGCTGCCGAGACGCTCCCTGGCGGGCCAGGGAGC
It encodes the following:
- a CDS encoding penicillin-binding protein 2, producing MKLGGNSNGRVAASKGVPFSKNPVLAVRLPVWRSRVVLFLLFFAFAGLGARALWLQGVSTQFLQKQGKARYERTLELPATRGKITDRNGQVLASSVPVKAIWAIPDDVLQASPEKINALAGLLEMNVNELRKKLDSDRSFVYLKRQVEMDVADKISKLGIDGIDERKEYKRFYPQGEVMTHVVGFTNVEDVGQESMELAQQKSLVGTTGSRRVIKDRLGHIVEDIGFIHEPHDGKDLTLSVDSKIQYIAFTQLKEAVEKFNAKAGGAVVLDVHTGEVLALANYPSYDPNDRRKLTGQQLRNRVMTDTFEPGSTLKPITVSLALDTGRVKPTTLIDTGPGRYTIADRTITDTKPHGVINVSEIIEMSSNIGTSKIALGMPSQEMWEMFTKVGFGQQPKWGFPGAVAGRVRPYKSWRPVEQATMSYGNGISVSLIQLARSYMMFARDGDTIPLSFQKVNELPVGQQVIKPKTAAEMRAMLELVVSGAHGSAKRAQVAGYRVGGKTGTAYKVENGRYAMPRKYIGSFVGMVPMSAPRFIIAVMIDEPTGAAHYGGQVAAPAFAAIATNALRAMNVPPDSSVTEIVVPANAGPEAM
- the ftsL gene encoding cell division protein FtsL, translated to MTGKLCVVLSALLVCCGLSLVNAQYQSRHLLIDLERAQALSRQLDIDWAQLQLDQSTLGKHERIESIARRDLSMTPLTAARTQYLTEGE
- the rsmH gene encoding 16S rRNA (cytosine(1402)-N(4))-methyltransferase RsmH gives rise to the protein MTQLTVPEFQHRTVLLDEAVDALDLSGDRAHGIYVDGTFGRGGHSRLILSRLAPDARLIGFDKDLQAIATAEQIGDPRFQIVHDSFATMTASLAERGVQQVDGILLDLGISSPQVDDAARGFSFRNDGPLDMRMDTTRGISAAEWLAVETEQNLEKVIRDYGEERFAFQIAKAIVAGRAVQPISSTRQLAGIVAGAVKTREKGKDPATRTFQAIRIFINKELEDLEVGLNQAYACLAPGARMAVISFHSLEDRMVKRFFASKANVEQPDRRLPIRAVDLPQPEMKLISKMKPSDAEIEGNPRSRSAVMRVAQRLPIPLSGGPR
- the mraZ gene encoding division/cell wall cluster transcriptional repressor MraZ, whose amino-acid sequence is MFQGASAINLDAKGRMSIPAKHRDALAIQCEGRLTLTKHPDGCLLFFPRPVWESHRQQIAAWPMSARAWQRIFLGNAVDVELDSAGRVLISPELRNAVGLSREVMMIGMGSHFEIWDAAKLADKEQQAIDAGTPDVLSNFSF